From the Lusitaniella coriacea LEGE 07157 genome, the window GTTGCTCGTAACTTTGCCCTCAATCTTTATCGCTCCAATGCGTTCTCCAATATGGCTCAGGCTCAACGCTTTTGTCAGTTCGGATTAGACACACTAAAGCTTCTATTTAGAATGAAATAGCCCTGCCAATCAGCTTTACCGATAAGGCAGTTAATTTCAATAATCCTTGAGGATGACAACGGCAACTTTCATATTTGATAGGTAATGAGAAATGAGCGGCTAACCTCTATATCTTCACCTCTTTACAGACTGGCAGGAGCCACACCAGAATTTCTATAGTTACTAATTGAGCCTTGCTCAGGTATTTTGAAAGATGAGTGCGGTATAATTCGGGTAACATTTTTGTTGTTCGGTCTGGCTAACATTTTCAAGACCGAGCTTTTTTTACCATTTTTCCCCTCAAACCCTAACCTCACTGTCCTTTCAACGGGTTGTCACCCGCGAGCGTTTGACCTCTCTAACTTTCATTGTGCAAACGCGAAACCCAAAGTTCTAATTCTACAAACCTGGAGACGAAAATCAGTAATGCTTTGCTTGCGTCGATCTTCCATTCTTTTGACCCTGAGTGCCGCCACAACCTTTTTACTCGTTGGGTGCGGAAATAGTAAAGTTGCCCAGTGCAACGAGATTATAAAAATCGCGAATCAAGCTGTGAGCGAAGCCAAACAACTCACCAACGGCGGTCAAACCGACGACCCGCAAGCCATGATCGAAGCGGCGGATGCAATGGATCGAGCCGCCCAGACAATGGAAGAGCTTGACCTGCGCGACTCCGAATTGCAAGACTACCGAGCGGGGTTCATTGAGATGTACGCCGAAACCGCAAAAGCCACCCGCGATTTTGTCGAAGCCTACAAAAAGAAAAATCGTCCCGGTGCTGAAAGCGCCCTGGGCAACCTCCAGCAAGCCACCAAACCAGAGCCAGAGTTGATTCAAGGGATTAACACCTACTGCAAGGAAAACTAGGGATTGGACTTTCGAGCATGAAAACAGCCCTAGTCCATGAATGGTTGACCCCCAAAGCAACTGGCGGTTCGGAACTCGTCGTTCAAGAAATCTTGAAATTTATCGAAGCCGATCTCTACGCTCTCGTTGACTTTGAATCGAGCAACCCTCAAAGTTATTTATGGGGACGCAAAATTGGCACCACCTTCCTGCAACACTTTCCCCTGGCTCGCAATGGCGTGCAGAAGTATTTACCCTTGCTTCCTTTCGCAATCGAACAACTTGACTTGCGCGACTACGATCTGATCCTCTCCTCCTCCCACGCCGTCGCCAAAGGCATCCTCGCCAGTCCCCACCAACTCCACCTCTGTTATTGCCACACCCCCATGCGCTATGCCTGGGATCTCACCTTCGACTACCTCAATAACAGCACCCTGGGACGGGGACTTCCCGGTATCCTCACTCGCCACATTTTGCACCAACTGCGCCAGTGGGACGTTCTCTCTGCCAATCGAGTCGATTACTTCATTGCCAATTCCCAACACACCGCTCGTCGCATTTGGCGAGCCTATCGGCGCACCGCAGAAGTGATTCATCCCCCTGTGGAGATCGAACGCTTCGCCTTTAATTCCCAAAAAGAAGATTTTTATTTAACAGTTTCCCGATTAGTCAGCTACAAACAAGTATCTTTAATTGTTCGTGCCTTCAATCAGCTCGAATTGCCCCTAGTCGTCATTGGTTCTGGTCCCCAACTCCAGCAAATTCGCCAACTCGCAAAATCTAACGTCCGAGTGCTAGGATCGCAGTCAAATGATGTAGTCGCGCAGTATATGGCACGGGCAAAAGCATTCGTTTATGCCGCTCTAGAAGACTTTGGCATTGCCTTGGTCGAAGCACAAGCTTGCGGAACCCCCGCGATCGCCTATGGTGCTGGAGGAGCAAAAGAGACGGTGCTAGATGTGCGACAATTTCCTGAAATGGGGACGGGTTTGCTGTTTCCCTCTCAAAAAACCGATGCTTTGATAGAAGCCATTCGATTTTTTGAAAATACTCAGGGAACGATTGTTCCAGAAAATTGTCGGTTGCAAGCAGCTAAGTTTACACCGACAATATTTGAAAAGCGCTATCTAGAATTTCTAGAACGCTGTTGCCGAGAAGCCAAATTAGGCAAACCTAATCGAATTTCTCGAACTTTGTGAGGTAATTCTCGTTCATCTAGGGTCTTGTGGCTATATGATCGGGACTATGTGGTGTGAAGTGAAGGAGTAAGATGACTGCTAATAGCCAACTTGTCTCCGTCAAAATCTTGCGAGGGTTAATCAAAAGCGGTTTTGCCCCAACCAGTGCAAGAAAAATGTCTTTGAGCGAACTGCTCAAAACTCTAGACGGAAATTTTGCGAAGCGGCTGTTTGATGTTGTATTTTCCCTAACCGTTCTGATTTTGTTTTCTCCGGTGTACTTGCTAATGGCTGCTTTGATTGCCATTAGTTCTCCGGGACCTATTTTTTACATTCAGAAGCGTGTGGGGAAAAACTTTAAGCCTTTTGGCTGCATCAAATTCAGAACAATGGTGGACAATGCCGAGGAAGTATTGTCGGAGATGATCGGTAATTCGCCGCAACTTCGCCAAGAATTTGAAGAGGACTTCAAACTGAGGCAAGATCCGCGAATCACGGGAATTGGAAAATTTCTCCGATACACCAGTCTTGATGAATTCCCTCAATTTTGGAATGTCTTAATGGGCGATATGAGCGTTGTTGGTCCTAGACCTTTGGTTCCCGAAGAACTCCCTAAGTACGGACAGCATATTGACAAAATATTAACCATTAAGCCGGGAATTACAGGTCTGTGGCAAGTTTCTGGGCGAAATGACATCCCTTACCATCGTCGCGTGCAGATTGACCTTTACTACGTCAATTGCCGCAATTTTTGGTTAGACCTGTTTATTATGGTCAGAACAATCGGCGTGATTATTTTTCCCAGAAATAATGGAGCTTATTAAATTATTGCCATTGAAGTGGGAATAATAGGGTAGAGCGAGCAGAGATGCTTGGAGATTGCTTTAGGGCAACCCAATCGATGCTTCTCTTCCCCTATTCTAAAGTTTGTTGCGATTCCCATCGAAAAAACGGCAACTGTTCTGTCACTCTAAAAAACTTTAGGTTAACTTGGGTTAGGGGTTTATCCCTTAGCTTCAGTTAGTGCTAACTGCGCAAAAACCGATCGCGCATTTTTAGCCTCTAGATAGAGTAGTAACCCATTAAGCACAGGAAAATTGAGCATGATGCAATCCAAACGCGCCCTGATTACCGGGATTACGGGTCAGGATGGCTCCTATCTCAGCGAGTTGTTACTGGAAAAAGGCTATGAAGTTCATGGTATTATTCGTCGGACTTCGACTTTTAATACCGACCGGATCGATCACGTCTATGTCGATCCCCATAGTGCGGACGCGCGGTTCTTCCTACACTACGGAGACTTAACCGACGGTACGACGCTGCGCCGACTGCTAGAAGCGGTTAAGCCCGATGAAATTTATAATTTAGGCGCTCAATCCCACGTTCGAGTCAGTTTCGATTCTCCTGAATACACGGTAGATACGGTCGGGATGGGCGTGCTGCGCTTGCTCGAAGCCATTCGGGACTACCAGCAGCGTACGGGGATTGAAGTTCGCTTTTATCAAGCGGGTTCTTCGGAGATGTTTGGAAAAGTCCAAGAAGTTCCCCAAAAGGAAACAACACCGTTTTATCCCCGCAGTCCTTACGCTTGCGCTAAGGTTTACGGTCACTGGCAAACTGTTAATTACCGAGAATCCTACGATCTCTTTGCCTGCAATGGCATTCTCTTCAACCACGAATCGCCGCGACGAGGCGAAACCTTTGTCACGCGGAAAATCACGCGCGCGGTTGCTCGTATTGTAGCGGGCAAGCAGAAAAAGCTGTATTTAGGGAACCTCGATTCCAAGCGAGATTGGGGCTATGCAAAAGATTACGTACAAGCCATGTGGCTGATGCTTCAGCAAGAAAAACCCGATGATTATGTGGTCGCGACGGGAGAAACCTATTCCATTCGAGAATTTCTGGAGATTGCCTTTAGTTGGGTGAATTTGGAGTGGAAGGATTATGTGGAGTTTGACGAACGCTATCTCCGTCCGGCTGAGGTTGAGTTGTTGATTGGCGATCCTTCTAAGGCGAAGGCAAAGTTGGGATGGGAGCGGTCTGTTAGCTTTGAGGGATTGGTAAAGTTGATGGTTGAAGCGGATTTAGCGGCTTTAGATCTTCCTTCGCCCAATGGAAAAGTATCGGAACAGTTGTTAAAAGATAATGCCTACATTCGCCAAAGTGTAGGCAGCGCCGTGGATTAAGGACTAAAAACAAAACCATGCTAGATTTGAGTACAAAACGGATTTTGGTCACGGGCGGTGCGGGTTTTTTGGGCAAACAGGTTGTCGCACAACTGGTTGAGGCAGGGGCGCAGGAAGAGAAAATTACCGTCCCGCGATCGCGCGATTATGATTTGCGAGATTTAGAAGCCTGTCAGAAAGCTGCTCGGAATCAGAATATTATCATCCATCTGGCTGCTCACGTAGGCGGAATTGGTTTGAATCAAGAAAAACCCGCAGAACTGTTCTACGACAATCTGATGATGGGGACACAGCTCATACACTCTGCCTATCAAGCGGGTGTTGAAAAATTCGTCTGCATCGGGACAATTTGCGCCTATCCCAAATTCACTCCCGTCCCCTTCCAGGAAGATAATCTGTGGGAAGGCTATCCTGAAGAAACGAATGCCCCCTATGGCGTTGCTAAAAAAGCACTACTGGTTCAACTTCAGTCCTATCGCCAGCAGTACGACTTCAATGGCATCTACCTGCTGCCGGTCAACCTCTACGGTCCTGAAGATAATTTCGACCCCAATAGTTCCCACGTTATTCCGGCACTCATTCGCAAGGTTCATGAGGCACAACAGCGCGGCGATAAGACCTTACCCGCTTGGGGCGATGGCAGTCCAACGCGCGAGTTTCTCTATTCCACCGATGCGGCGCGAGGAATTGTTATGGCGACTCAGGGGTACAACGAACCGGAACCAGTAAACTTGGGAACCAATTCAGAAATCTCGATTCGCGATTTAGTGGAATTAATTTGCGAGTTGATGGGTTTTGAGGGAGAGATTGTTTGGCAAACCGATAAGCCGAACGGTCAGCCCCGTCGCTGTTTGGATACCTCTCGCGCCAAAAAAGCCTTTGATTTTGAAGCGCAAGTAGACTTCAAACAAGGTTTGAAGAATACGATTGAATGGTATCGGCAGCAGGCTACCTAATTCTAGAACTTCTAGAACGCGCGATCGCGCCAACGATCTGACAAAGGCAGCGACTTTAGAGATCGAATCCCTCAGAAATTACCAGTGGTGCATACTTTACCGCAAGTTTAAAGGGCGTAGTCGGCTACGCCCTTTCACTTTGAAAAATTAGCGGTGGCAGTTACAGCCCTCGTGTCCGCAACCAGACCCCCCCTCTGAATGACCGTTGGCACAAGCTTCGCAACAGTAATACTTGCCCTCTTTCTGCACGGCATCACTGGTATCGACAACGCATAAACAAGATTCGCAGGCACATTTCATTTGTGTAACAGTCGTCATGGCAGTTTCCTCAAAAGATAAGATGGACAAAAAGCACGAACAGATGTTCATGTTTATATGATAACACCTGAACAGGCTTTCAGGTATCAGAGCGTAAAAATTCAAACTTTTGTTGATAATTGAAAGACCCAATCCCCTTTGACATAACAGCCCAAACCCATGTCTGAAAATGCTTCTGTCAATGCTCAAGACCGACCCACTCCGAAAAATTCGACCACCCCACTCCCCATGCAAAACATCCTCAGTGTGGAGAAAGCCCAGCGAATGGCAGAGTTCTTCAGCATTTTGGGCGATCCCAATCGCTGGCGTATCTTATCAGCCCTTGCTCTTGAGGAAATGCGGGTTCGAGACTTGGCAGAGGCAGTTGAAATGACAGAATCGGCAGTATCTCATCAACTCCGAATTTTACGTAATACGCGCCTGGTGAGCTATCGCAAGCGGGGGCGCAATGTTTTCTATTGTTTAAAAGATCATCACATTTTCAATCTCTACCGCGATGTGTCAGAGCATTTAGACGAACCGGAAGAGGAAGTGATATAAAATCCGGTTGAATGCCCTCAGTGAGGATTGACGCGGAGACGCGGTGACACGGAGACACGGTGAATTTTTAGGATGGGCAATTTGAAGGATTTGATATGACAGGAGGAGGTTAAGGGATCAGTGCTTGAGGGTTGCTTGCGCGAGAAAGAATCTGTGCGCCCCGACGATTGAGTGAAATTTTTTGGGGGGCAAATCAGCTTTCATGGAAACAAAGAAAATGTCCGTTGATTTCAAGAAAATTCAGCTATCAATTGTTGTCCCGGTTTATAACGAAGCGGTAAATCTCAATTCATTATTTAAACGACTCGAAACGGTTATGGACGATCTTGGACGCAGTTACGAGATTGTCTGCATTAACGATGGCAGCAAAGATGATACTTTAAGCCGTTTGATCGAGTGCCATCAACGCAATCCCAACATCAAGGTTATCAATTTATCCCGTAACTTTGGCAAAGAAATCGCACTAACAGCAGGCATTGATTATGCGACAGGTGCAGCCGTCATTCCCATTGATGCTGACCTGCAAGACCCGCCAGAATTGATCGGCGAGTTAGTTGAAAAATGGCAAGAGGGGTACGATGTGGTTTATTGTACGCGGCGATCGCGCAAAGGAGAAACTTGGCTCAAACGCTTCACGGCAAATGCTTTTTACCGTGCAATTAGTAAAATGAGTCGCGTTCCCATCCCCCAGGACACCGGAGACTTCCGCCTACTCGATCGGCGCGTGGTCGAAGCCCTCAAGCTTTTGCCCGAACGAACGCGGTTTATGAAAGGACTCTTTTCTTGGGTGGGTTTCAAGCAAACTGCAATTTTGTTTGACCGCGAACCCCGTCTTCAAGGGACCACAACCTGGAATTACTGGAAACTGTGGAACCTTGCCTTGGACGGGATTATCTCTTTTAGTTCTTTGCCATTAAAAATTTGGAGTTATTTGGGTCTATCGATTTCCTTTCTATCATTGCTTTACGCCAGTTTTCTCGTTCTGCGGACGATAATTTTTGGCATTGATGTTCCAGGCTATGCATCCATCATTGTGGCAGTTTTGTTTTTAGGTGGAATTCAGTTGATTACCTTGGGCGTTCTCGGCGAGTATTTAGGGCGCGTTTACGAAGAGGTGAAAGGTCGTCCCATTTATTTAGTACGAGATGTCTATGGGTTTGAATCTTCTGCAACAAAACTCGATACAAACAACGCTTGCGAGTAAAGTGGGATGCGAGTCAAACTATTTTTCAATCCGTTGAGCTTTATTGTCGGGATGTACGGCGAAAATGGTAGGGTAATCTCCGCCTCCTTCTACTCATTCTTTCAATGCCTTTGGATTTTCGCAACACTAACACGCTCTGGTCTTCTATTTTAGTTGAAACGCTACACCGACTCGGTTTAACCACCGCCATTCTCTGTCCGGGTTCCCGTTCGACTCCTTTAACCGTTGCTTTTGCCCAACATCCCGAAATCGAAGCGATTCCAATTCTAGACGAGCGTTCTGCGGCATTTTTTGCCCTAGGGGTTGCCAAGCGATTGGGTTTGCCTGTGGTTGTGGTTTGTACTTCTGGAACGGCTGGGGCAAATTTTTTCCCGGCGGTTATCGAGGCGAGATACAGTCGGGTTCCTTTGATCGTTTTAACTGCCGATCGCCCGCCAGAACTGAGAGATTGCCATGCAGGACAAGCGATCGCGCAACTGAAATTATACGGCGACTATCCCAATTGGCAGGCGGAATTAGCCCTTCCCGAAGCAAAGATGGAGATGTTGTGTTATTTGCGACAAACCCTCGTCCAAGCCTGGACGCGATCGCGCGTTCCCACCCCAGGAGTCGTTCATCTCAACATTCCCTTTCGCGACCCCCTCGCACCTATCCCGCAACTGGAGATCGCTTCCCTGAAATCCCAACTGCACCCCCAGGATTTTTTCGCCCACATTTCCCATTCTCCCTTCCCCACTTTCACCCATCAAAAGCCATTTCCCAGTTCGATCGTTCGCATTTGGCAGCAGTGCGATCGCGGAATTATTATTGCTGGTTCGGCGCAACCACCGCATCCTGAAATCTATTGTCGCGCGATCGCGAACCTGTCCCAATCCCTCGGTTTTCCCGTCCTCGCCGAAGGTTTATCTCCTTTAAGGAATTATTCCGCGATCGCACCCCATCTCATTTCCACCTACGACTCCATCCTCCGCGACCTCACCCTTGCCCAAAAACTTGCCCCCGATATCATCATTCAAATCGGCGAACTCCCCATCAGCAAGCAGCTTCGTACCTGGTTATCCAACACTCAAACCCACCGTTGGGTTATCGATCCCACCCCCGAAAACTTCGATCCCCTCCACGGCAAAACCACCCATCTCCAACTCCCCGTCGAACAAATTCCCCCCCTCCTCAAAGGATGGTTAGGGGAAGAACAAGCACGCTACCTCAAACAATGGTTAGACGCAGAAACTCAAATTCGGGAATACTTTGACCGCACACTTGCTCAAACAAACATCTTTTTTGAAGGAAAAATTCCTTGGCTCCTCTCTCAACATCTTCCCCCAAAAACACCCTTATTTATTGCCAACAGTATGCCCGTGCGAGATGTTGAATATTTTTGGAAACCCAACAACCAACACATTCAACCCTTTTTCAATCGTGGGGCAAATGGAATTGATGGAACCTTATCCACTGCATTCGGTATTGCCCATCGCAATCAAAGCAGCGTCTTACTCACAGGCGATCTAGCCCTATTGCACGATACCAATGGATTTTTGCAACGCAACAAACTCATCGGTAGCCTCACGATCGTTCTTATCAATAACCAAGGGGGTGGAATCTTTGAAATGCTCCCCATCTCGCAATTCGATCCGCCCTTTGAAGAATTTTTTGCAACGCCTCAAAACATTGACTTTTCCAAACTTTGCTTGACTTATGATATTGAATACAAACTCATTGAATCTTGGCACCATTTTCAGCAACTTATCAATCCACTGCCCAAACAAGGAATTTGTTTATTAGAGTTAAAAACAAATCGGAAATCGGACGTGCAGTGGAGGAAAGAAACTTTTGCAAAAATCTCGCAGGATTATCTTTCTTAGACAGTGAAATCCTCGGTTTCCTTGAAAAAATGATTAAATTACTTGTAAAAAGAATTGAGAAGGAAAACTCTTGCCAAATCAGTTGGAAATTAGAATCGCACAGGTCGATCTATGTTTTCATCGATTCTCAAAAATCAATAACTGATTATTTATATTGGCGTTTAGCTGATGCAAAAGGAAAAAGTCTCTTTAATATTGATGTTGATTATCACGGTTGTATTAGTCAGATTGAAATTATTTCATACAACTTACCAATATTTTCTATTTCAGATCGTTATAAATTGAACTCAGAAAAAGAATTTGGAAACATTATAGTTAGCACAGAACCCTGGAAGACATATTTTGAAAAGCGCTTAAAAACAGAACACTTATTCCCTAGCGAAGCTAATTTATCTTTAATTCATGAAAAAATCATTGATAATCCCAAATCATTTAAACTTCAAATTAACAAAAAAGATATGAGGATAGAATTATTTGAAGATATTATAGCGCGAGAAATTTGGGTTTCAGAATCGTTGTGTTTTGAATTGAATGAATTGGGTGAGATTTGCGCTATTGTGTTAGACGGCTTTATGACATCGCAGGGACGAGGGCTGAAGCGTCTGTATTTTTTTAATTTCCTATTTTTCTTTTTACGCAAGTTGTTTTAATACAAGCACTCAGCTTTCCTCGCCATCCCCACGCACTATTAGTATTAGCCGTCAGGTGTTAGTTAGCTTGTAGGATGTGTTAGGCGATAGTTATAACGCATCACAGCGTAGCACTATGAAGTTAAGTTAATGCTCCGCAACCGTGCCAAAAATAATCGTCGTTGCCGTTCCGCAGAACATCCCCTGGAAAAAAACACATTGCGCCTCGGATTGTCCAGATAGAACGTGCCTTTCCACCCCCAAACCAAAAAATGAACCCCCTAGCATTTTCCCGTAAAGAAAATCAAAGGGATGAATCCAGAATTACAGTTGAATGCGGCAAATCCATTAAAGTGTGGAATAGATCGATTTTTAGGAAGTTAAAGATTTCTTCAGTATGCATATAAGCGAAATCACTCATCCCAACCAGTTGCATGGCTTATCCATTCGGCAACTAGAGCATATTGCTCGCCAAATTCGAGAAAAGCATTTACAAACTGTTGCTGCTACCGGCGGTCATCTCGGACCCGGTTTAGGCGTTGTCGAACTGACTATCGCCCTCTACCAAACCCTCGACCTCGATCGCGATAAAGTACTTTGGGACGTAGGACACCAAGCCTATCCCCACAAAATGCTTACCGGACGCTACCATAACTTCTCCACCCTGCGCCAGAAAGACGGCGTTGCGGGCTATCTCAAGCGCTGCGAGAGCAAATTCGACCATTTTGGAGCCGGACACGCCTCAACCAGCATTTCCGCAGGATTAGGCATGGCGCTCGCACGGGACATGAAAGGAGAAGACTTCAAAGTCGTTTCCATCATCGGCGACGGCGCGCTCACCGGAGGAATGGCACTCGAAGCCATCAACCACGCCGGACACCTTCCCAGCACCCGCATGATGGTCATTCTCAACGACAATGAAATGTCCATCTCCCCCAACGTCGGTGCAATCTCTCGCTACCTCAACAAAGTTCGCCTCTCCCCCCCCGTTCAATTTCTTTCTGGCAACCTCGAAGAACAAGTCAAACACCTTCCCTTCTTCGGCGAAACTCTATCCCCCGATATGGAACGCCTCAAAGAAAGCATGAAACGCCTAACCGTCCCTAAAGTTGGGGCAGTCATCGAAGAACTTGGTTTCAAATACTTCGGGCCCATTGACGGACATAACCTCGAAGAACTCATTGCAACCTTTAAACAAGCTCACGCCATTCAAGGTCCCGTCCTCGTCCACGTTGCTACTGTCAAAGGCAAAGGCTACGAAATCGCCGAAAAAGATCAAGTGGGGTATCATGCCCAAAGTCCCTTCGACCTAACCACCGGAAAAGCCAAACCTTCCAGCAAACCCAAACCCCCCAGCTACTCCAAAGTTTTTGCACATACCCTCACCAAACTTGCAGAAAATAATCCCAAAATCGTTGGGATTACCGCAGCAATGGCGACGGGAACCGGATTGGATAAACTCCAAGCCAAACTCCCAAAACAATATATTGATGTTGGGATTGCCGAACAACACGCTGTCACTCTGGCTGCGGGATTAGCTTGCGAAGGAATGCGCCCTGTCACAACTATTTACTCCACTTTCCTACAACGTGCTTACGACCAAGTGATTCACGATGTTTGCATCCAAAATCTTCCCGTCTTCTTCTGTTTAGACCGCGCGGGAATCGTCGGAGCCGATGGCCCGACGCACCAGGGGATGTACGATATTGCCTATATGCGCTGTCTGCCTAACATGACGGTGATGGCTCCCAAGGACGAAGCAGAATTACAACGGATGCTCGTCACGGGCGTGAACTATACCGATGGACCAATTACCATGCGCTATCCACGGGGTAACGGTTATGGAGTGCCTTTAATGGAGGAAGGGTGGGAACCCATCGAAATTGGGAAAGGAGAAATTCTGCGTAATGGCGACGATCTCTTGCTGCTGGGCTATGGAACAATGGTTTACACGGCAATGCAAGTGGCAGAAATTCTTAGCGAACACGGGGTTGAAGCAACTGTTATCAATGCTCGTTTTGTTAAGCCATTGGATTCAGAACTCATCCTGCCATTAGCACAGCGTATCGGAAAGGTGGCAACCTTGGAAGAAGGCTGTCTCATGAGCGGTTTTGGTTCTGCGGTTCTCGAAATGCTGCAAGAGAATGATGTTCTCGTTCCTGTCAAACGTTTTGGCGTTCCTGACATTTTGGTGGATCACGCGACAGCAGATCAATCTAAAGCGGATTTAGGTCTAACGGGGTCTCAAATTGCTCAAACACTTTTAGGAGAATTTGTCAGCCAAAAACAGCCCTCTGCTGTGAGTTAGTTCTATTATGTGGTAAGGCGATATGCTCGTCTTACCGCTCTTTGATGTTCCCTCATTTCTCCTGATTGTCCTATGAGGTTCTTTAACAAAATTATTGGGTTGATCCTGATTGTTCTTGGGGTTTATTACCTCGGCAAAAACGTTGTTTTCACGACCCAATTTTCTCCCTACTGGTGGCGCGATCTTTCTGCGGCGGGGTCTGTTCTCTGTTTGAGTAGTGGCGTTGTTGGTTTAATTTTTTTACCCAGTGAAACTCGAAGTTGGTCTTGGGTGTTGGTTGCGCTAGGAATTATTTTGGTATTTCTCAATGGAAACGTTATCTTAAAACCCACGAGTCTTTGGTATTTCTTTGCTTCTTTTGCGACTTTAATTACAGGCTTGAAGTTGGTTACGACGGGCAGGGTTTAATTGATTAGGTATTAAATGATTTGTATCAAGGATGTCAATCCCTCATATCAAATACTTCAAATTTCCCATTATAAAAATTCCCCGTGTCAGCCCTAAATAAGGCGATTCAAGCGGATTTTATATCCCCCTATCACCGTGTCAGTCTCATTCACAATTTAAATGCATAACAGCTTATGGGTGGGGATAGTAACGCCACCACCTACCTTGTTTTTTGGCTGTGTATCCCGTGCGAGCTTCTAGATAAGCGGGAACGTTGCTGAATCCGGCGTATTTAGAATCTCTAACTAGGGTTCGGTAGTCAATGCGAAATTGGTTGCACAGTTCAAGTTGTGTCAATCCTTCCTTTGGGGTGTTTGGCGTTTCTTCGGCGACTTCAATTAGACTGTCAATGACTTCGATTTCTGCATCGATAATTTCGACAGTTTTTTGGGGTTCCTTGGTGGAAGATTCTTGGACAGAAGGGGGTTCTGTTGCTGCCGAAGAATTAGAAATTTCGAGAGAAAGGGTATCGGCTAAATTCTCATATTTATTTTCAAGTTGAAGGAGTCTTTCTTCTAGTTTTTGAAGTTTAACAATTTTGTTATCTAGGTCTTGAATCTTAAGGTCAACACTCTCTGTAAGTAAGTGTGGAGGAGAATTAAGCGGGATTGAGCGATTGATTTGTTCTAAACCCAAATGAATGAGTTCTAGAAGGGTTGAAGTTATTTTGGGTTTGCCGCTACGAGGGTGAATGGGTTCGTTTTTTTGGACTGCGA encodes:
- the dxs gene encoding 1-deoxy-D-xylulose-5-phosphate synthase; translation: MHISEITHPNQLHGLSIRQLEHIARQIREKHLQTVAATGGHLGPGLGVVELTIALYQTLDLDRDKVLWDVGHQAYPHKMLTGRYHNFSTLRQKDGVAGYLKRCESKFDHFGAGHASTSISAGLGMALARDMKGEDFKVVSIIGDGALTGGMALEAINHAGHLPSTRMMVILNDNEMSISPNVGAISRYLNKVRLSPPVQFLSGNLEEQVKHLPFFGETLSPDMERLKESMKRLTVPKVGAVIEELGFKYFGPIDGHNLEELIATFKQAHAIQGPVLVHVATVKGKGYEIAEKDQVGYHAQSPFDLTTGKAKPSSKPKPPSYSKVFAHTLTKLAENNPKIVGITAAMATGTGLDKLQAKLPKQYIDVGIAEQHAVTLAAGLACEGMRPVTTIYSTFLQRAYDQVIHDVCIQNLPVFFCLDRAGIVGADGPTHQGMYDIAYMRCLPNMTVMAPKDEAELQRMLVTGVNYTDGPITMRYPRGNGYGVPLMEEGWEPIEIGKGEILRNGDDLLLLGYGTMVYTAMQVAEILSEHGVEATVINARFVKPLDSELILPLAQRIGKVATLEEGCLMSGFGSAVLEMLQENDVLVPVKRFGVPDILVDHATADQSKADLGLTGSQIAQTLLGEFVSQKQPSAVS
- the menD gene encoding 2-succinyl-5-enolpyruvyl-6-hydroxy-3-cyclohexene-1-carboxylic-acid synthase, producing the protein MPLDFRNTNTLWSSILVETLHRLGLTTAILCPGSRSTPLTVAFAQHPEIEAIPILDERSAAFFALGVAKRLGLPVVVVCTSGTAGANFFPAVIEARYSRVPLIVLTADRPPELRDCHAGQAIAQLKLYGDYPNWQAELALPEAKMEMLCYLRQTLVQAWTRSRVPTPGVVHLNIPFRDPLAPIPQLEIASLKSQLHPQDFFAHISHSPFPTFTHQKPFPSSIVRIWQQCDRGIIIAGSAQPPHPEIYCRAIANLSQSLGFPVLAEGLSPLRNYSAIAPHLISTYDSILRDLTLAQKLAPDIIIQIGELPISKQLRTWLSNTQTHRWVIDPTPENFDPLHGKTTHLQLPVEQIPPLLKGWLGEEQARYLKQWLDAETQIREYFDRTLAQTNIFFEGKIPWLLSQHLPPKTPLFIANSMPVRDVEYFWKPNNQHIQPFFNRGANGIDGTLSTAFGIAHRNQSSVLLTGDLALLHDTNGFLQRNKLIGSLTIVLINNQGGGIFEMLPISQFDPPFEEFFATPQNIDFSKLCLTYDIEYKLIESWHHFQQLINPLPKQGICLLELKTNRKSDVQWRKETFAKISQDYLS